One window of Ziziphus jujuba cultivar Dongzao chromosome 5, ASM3175591v1 genomic DNA carries:
- the LOC107418080 gene encoding probable pectin methyltransferase QUA2, with product MSRPSQRGISGLRISGGSNDFSDSHMNDRTEREDLDRRGSSDDSSFAMRSSFRMSFPDNPPSKYGINGNGFVSDPYIAGNPRGRHKLTMLLLKFSLVLIVILALTGSFWWTISISTSSRGHIFLGYRRLQEQLVSDLWDIGEISLGSSRLKDLEFCTEEFENYVPCFNLSENAALGFSDGNAYDRHCMHGMRQNCLVLPPVNYKIPLRWPTGKDVIWVANVKITAQEVLSSGSMTKRMMMLDEEQISFRSASLMIDGVEDYSHQIAEMIGLRNESNFIESGVRTILDIGCGYGSFGAHLFSKDILTICIANYEASGSQVQLTLERGLPAMISSLPSKQLPYPSLSFDMLHCARCGIDWDRQDGILLIEADRVLKPGGYFVWTSPVTNAQTFHRDKDNQKRWNFVRDFAENLCWEMLSQQDDTVVWKKTSKKSCYSSRKPGTGPSLCSKGHDVETPYYRSLQACIGGTQSRRWIPIEKRRTWPSRANLNKNELAVYGLHQEEFAEDAETSKMTVRNYWSLLSPLIFSDHPKRPGDEDPSPPYNMLRNVLDMNARFGGFNSALLEAGKSVWVMNVVPTSGPNYLSMILDRGYVGVLHDWCEAFPTYPRTYDLVHAEGLLSLEYGQQRRCTMLDLFSEIDRLLRPEGWVIIHDRAPLIESARTLTTRLKWDARVVEIESTSDERLLICQKPFFKRQPN from the exons atgtCCCGGCCTTCACAGCGAGGGATATCTGGGCTACGGATCTCTGGTGGTAGCAATGATTTTAGCGATTCTCACATGAATGATAGAACAGAAAGAGAAGATTTGGATAGGAGAGGTTCCTCTGATGACAGCTCTTTTGCCATGAGGTCTTCTTTTCGCATGTCTTTCCCAGATAATCCTCCTTCCAAATATGGGATTAATGGAAATGGCTTTGTATCAGATCCATACATTGCTGGTAATCCTAGAGGTCGGCACAAATTGACAATGCTACTCCTGAAGTTCAGTTTAGTTTTGATTGTAATTCTTGCACTTACTGGATCTTTTTGGTGGACAATATCCATTTCAACGTCTTCTAGAGGTCACATATTCCTTGGTTATAGGAGACTCCAAGAGCAACTTGTTTCTGACCTGTGGGATATTGGAGAGATTTCTCTTGGTTCTTCAAGGCTTAAAGATTTGGAGTTTTGTACTGAagagtttgaaaattatgttccCTGCTTTAATCTCTCTGAGAATGCGGCCTTAGGTTTTTCTGATGGCAATGCGTATGACCGGCATTGTATGCACGGTATGAGGCAAAATTGTTTAGTTCTTCCACCTGTAAATTACAAAATTCCTCTTAGGTGGCCTACTGGGAAGGATGTAATCTGGGTGgcaaatgttaaaattacagCACAAGAGGTGCTTTCCTCTGGAAGTATGACTAAGAG GATGATGATGTTGGATGAAGAGCAAATTTCCTTCCGTTCAGCCTCTCTTATGATTGATGGTGTTGAAGACTACTCACATCAAATTGCAGAAATGATAGGTCTAAGAAATGAATCCAACTTCATCGAATCTGGG GTAAGAACCATTTTGGATATAGGTTGTGGTTATGGTAGCTTTGGAGCTCATCTCTTTTCCAAAGATATCTTAACTATATGCATTGCAAATTATGAGGCTTCAGGCAGTCAAGTTCAGCTAACGCTTGAAAGGGGTCTTCCTGCAATGATCAGTTCTCTGCCTTCAAAACAGTTACCATATCCATCTCTCTCGTTTGATATGTTGCATTGTGCACGATGTGGCATCGATTGGGACAGACAAG ATGGTATTCTCCTGATTGAAGCTGATAGAGTTTTGAAGCCTGGTGGATATTTTGTATGGACATCACCAGTTACCAATGCACAGACATTTCATCGTGACAAAGATAATCAAAAAAGGTGGAACTTTGTTCGTGATTTTGCAGAAAATCTCTGCTGGGAGATGTTGTCACAACAAGATGACACAGTTGTATGGAAAAAAACGAGCAAAAAAAGCTGTTACAGTTCACG gaagccTGGTACCGGCCCTTCTTTATGTAGTAAAGGTCATGATGTTGAAACTCCATACTATAGATCACTCCAGGCCTGCATTGGAGGAACACAGAGCCGCAGATGGATTCCCATTGAAAAGAGGAGAACCTGGCCTTCTAGAGCAAACTTGAACAAGAATGAACTTGCCGTATATG GTTTGCACCAGGAAGAATTTGCTGAAGATGCTGAAACTTCGAAGATGACAGTTCGTAATTATTGGTCTCTTCTATCACCCTTGATATTCTCAGATCATCCAAAGAGGCCTGGTGATGAGGATCCTTCACCACCTTATAACATGCTTAGAAATGTGCTGGACATGAATGCTCGTTTTGGTGGTTTTAATTCTGCTCTACTGGAAGCAGGGAAGTCTGTGTGGGTCATGAATGTTGTCCCAACTAGTGGGCCCAACTATCTTTCCATGATCCTTGACAGAGGCTATGTTGGTGTTTTGCATGATTG GTGTGAGGCCTTTCCAACATATCCCAGAACATATGATTTGGTACACGCAGAAGGACTTCTTTCTCTTGAATATGGTCAGCAGCGTAGATGTACCATGCTCGACCTGTTCTCTGAGATTGATCGCTTACTTCGTCCTGAG GGGTGGGTTATAATCCATGACAGAGCTCCTCTAATAGAATCGGCAAGAACTCTAACAACACGGCTGAAGTGGGATGCACGTGTTGTCGAAATCGAGAGTACCAGTGATGAGCGACTCCTTATCTGCCAGAAGCCTTTCTTTAAAAGACAGCCAAACTAA
- the LOC107407811 gene encoding uncharacterized protein LOC107407811: MARLNCFSGIFGSKKKNKVNEECSKTVEMNKALSTLQIRLQRPVKPYEELKSTSFGVSMPFGVEKNSACNVKVVNHDSPVCYDAVEVAYEGEDENDENSLIKRNFSDFDLKVHEANSSGEFPSKKVEFSHSFDIEVTEKFEKIAEDDGGKDVDLMQSGHVSDPGIGKAEFWASPNLKRSCSNLETSDVIKMIADQLPPPKSHSFEELQELAERMRKDVNRGSPVSVMTHHSADKVILKKRSSSQVLPSRSKRLWWKLFLWSHRNLHRQSIPKQRKLSTSAVLNQQGGYTSDTLEPDRAMHFSKIESPQSFTAESFNKDHKDNETDNQSWGGFHNGMSGLWPQNQWLAFSTESSPFSRVEEWVKHLDTQPSLLIQDDGNDGGIDFPPSHETGSSPARCTTPSTRRPDVNLSEEILYANTIIQSLNSSSTIAHISGIGLKAVPSMSCYSSLRSVNLSSNFIVHITPGSLPKGLHSLNLSRNKISSIEGLRDLTHLRVLDLSYNRISRIGHGLSNCQLIKELYLAGNKISDVEGLHRLLKLTVLDLSFNKITTTKALGQLVANYNSLQALNLLGNPVQSNVSEDQLRKAVYSILPKLVYLNKQPIKPQRAREVLNDSVARAALGNNGYSSHRRAKKISQVGSSSTSAHRSSASVRRKSRHRSKS, translated from the exons atgGCAAGACTCAATTGCTTCTCTGGAATTTTTGGCtccaagaagaaaaataag GTAAATGAGGAATGTTCAAAAACTGTAGAAATGAACAAGGCACTAAGCACCTTGCAAATTAGGCTGCAACGACCTGTGAAGCCTTACGAGGAGTTAAAGTCGACAAGTTTTGGTGTTTCAATGCCGTTTGGAGTTGAGAAGAATTCTGCCTGCAACGTCAAGGTGGTAAACCATGATAGCCCTGTGTGTTACGATGCAGTAGAGGTTGCATATGAAGGGGAAGATGAGAACGACGAGAACTCCTTAATCAAGAGGAACTTTTCTGATTTTGATCTCAAAGTCCATGAAGCCAACTCGAGTGGAGAGTTTCCTTCAAAGAAGGTGGAATTCTCCCATTCATTTGATATCGAGGTGactgaaaaatttgaaaaaatagcaGAGGATGATGGTGGAAAGGATGTTGATTTGATGCAAAGTGGGCATGTTAGTGATCCTGGTATTGGAAAGGCTGAATTCTGGGCCTCACCTAATCTTAAGCGTTCATGCTCCAACTTGGAGACAAGTGATGTAATTAAAATGATAGCTGACCAGTTGCCACCTCCGAAGTCTCACTCTTTTGAAGAATTGCAGGAATTAGCTGAGAGAATGAGGAAGGATGTTAATCGTGGCAGCCCTGTGTCTGTCATGACCCATCACAGTGCCGATAAAGTGATACTTAAGAAACGTTCTTCAAGCCAAGTTCTCCCTTCTAGAAGCAAAAGATTATGGTGGAAGTTGTTCCTTTGGAGCCATAGGAATCTGCATAGACAATCGATTCCAAAACAAAGGAAGCTTTCTACGAGTGCTGTTTTGAACCAGCAAGGCGGGTACACATCAGATACTCTTGAACCGGACAGGGCCATGCATTTTAGCAAGATTGAGTCACCTCAATCATTTACTGCAGAATCCTTTAATAAAGATCACAAAGATAATGAAACCGATAATCAGAGCTGGGGTGGTTTTCATAATGGCATGTCTGGATTATGGCCTCAGAACCAGTGGCTTGCTTTCTCAACAGAATCATCACCTTTTTCTAGAGTTGAAGAGTGGGTCAAACACCTTGATACACAGCCTTCACTCCTAATTCAAGATGATGGCAATGATGGGGGAATTGACTTCCCTCCCTCTCATGAGACTGGTAGTTCACCAGCGAGATGCACAACCCCATCAACTCGACGTCCAGATGTCAATCTTTCAGAGGAGATATTATATGCCAATACCATCATACAGTCACTAAATTCTTCCTCAACCATAGCGCACATTTCTGGTATTGGCTTGAAAGCTGTCCCAAGCATGTCTTGCTACTCCAGTCTTCGATCTGTCAACCTGTCAAGCAACTTCAtag TTCACATAACTCCGGGTTCTCTGCCTAAAGGCCTACACTCACTCAACTTGTCAAGAAACAAGATCAGCAGCATTGAAGGTCTCAGAGATCTGACCCACTTGCGAGTACTTGATCTCAGTTACAACCGGATATCTAGAATTGGACATG GATTGTCTAATTGTCAACTAATTAAGGAGCTCTACCTTGCGGGGAATAAAATTAGTGATGTTGAGGGGCTACATAGGCTATTGAAGCTAACAGTTTTGGACCTAAGCTTCAACAAGATAACGACAACCAAGGCGCTTGGCCAACTGGTTGCCAATTATAACTCTTTGCAGGCTCTGAATCTACTGGGTAATCCAGTTCAGAGCAATGTGAGTGAAGATCAACTACGCAAGGCAGTTTATAGTATCCTTCCAAAGTTAGTCTACTTGAACAAGCAGCCCATCAAACCGCAAAGAGCACGGGAGGTACTCAACGATAGTGTTGCAAGAGCTGCACTAGGGAACAACGGATATAGTTCCCATAGGAGGGCAAAGAAGATTAGTCAGGTAGGTTCATCATCCACGAGTGCACACAGGAGCAGTGCCAGTGTTAGGCGGAAAAGCAGACACAGGTCAAAGAGCTGA